One segment of Nostoc flagelliforme CCNUN1 DNA contains the following:
- the murC gene encoding UDP-N-acetylmuramate--L-alanine ligase, which produces MTNSVDFSGRPFHFIGIGGIGMSALAYVLAKRQFPVSGSDLRPNHITHKLESIGAHIFGRQEASNLEFFLPQVLANAVVLNSQEELPTVTNSILPQVICSTAINTNNLEYKAALELGCPILHRSDVLAALIADYHSIAVAGTHGKTTTSSMIGYMLLEAGLDPTILVGGEVNAWEGNARLGQSQYLVAEADESDGSLVKHAPEIGIITNIELDHPDHYETLEEVIDIFQTFAKGCKTLIGSIDCATVRDRLQPTISYSLYSDTDADYSVTNIDYRADGTTALVWERGKALGVLKLRLLSRHNLSNALAAVAVGRLLGLEFGKIAKGIATFEGARRRFEFRGEVNGITFIDDYAHHPSEIRATLAAARLQARPGQRVVAIFQPHRYSRTLTFLEEFADSFTHADLVVLTDIYSAGEPNLGQITGEHLAAEIAKQHSPVVYQPTLPSVREFLLQTLRPGDLALFLGAGNLNQVIPEIITTLCEPAKATS; this is translated from the coding sequence ATGACTAATTCTGTAGATTTTAGTGGTAGACCATTTCATTTTATTGGCATCGGTGGTATAGGTATGTCTGCTCTGGCATACGTTCTCGCCAAGCGTCAATTTCCAGTATCAGGTTCGGATCTTCGTCCTAACCACATTACGCACAAATTGGAATCTATCGGTGCTCATATTTTTGGTAGACAAGAAGCAAGCAATCTCGAATTCTTTCTGCCTCAGGTATTAGCGAATGCAGTAGTATTAAATTCACAAGAAGAATTACCTACTGTTACTAACTCAATACTGCCTCAAGTCATTTGTTCAACTGCAATTAACACGAATAATTTAGAATACAAAGCAGCGCTGGAATTAGGTTGCCCAATTTTACATCGTTCAGATGTACTAGCAGCTTTAATTGCCGATTACCACAGTATTGCAGTGGCAGGAACACACGGCAAAACTACAACCAGTAGCATGATTGGTTATATGCTTCTGGAAGCAGGTCTAGACCCAACGATTTTAGTAGGTGGCGAAGTCAATGCTTGGGAAGGCAATGCTCGATTGGGACAAAGCCAATATTTGGTAGCCGAAGCAGATGAATCTGATGGTTCCTTGGTAAAACACGCTCCAGAGATTGGCATCATCACCAATATTGAACTCGATCATCCAGACCATTACGAGACATTAGAAGAAGTCATTGACATCTTCCAGACATTTGCTAAGGGTTGTAAAACGTTAATAGGTAGCATTGATTGTGCTACAGTGCGCGATCGCTTGCAACCCACAATCAGCTACAGCTTATACTCAGATACCGACGCTGACTACAGCGTTACTAATATTGATTATCGTGCTGATGGCACCACGGCTCTAGTTTGGGAAAGAGGCAAAGCTTTGGGCGTGTTGAAGTTACGCCTGCTAAGTCGGCACAATCTCAGTAACGCCTTAGCAGCAGTAGCTGTTGGTCGCCTCTTAGGCTTAGAATTTGGAAAAATTGCCAAAGGTATCGCCACCTTTGAAGGAGCAAGACGCCGCTTTGAATTCCGGGGTGAAGTCAATGGTATTACCTTCATCGATGACTATGCTCATCATCCCAGCGAGATTCGCGCTACTCTTGCCGCAGCACGCTTACAGGCAAGACCAGGACAAAGAGTGGTTGCCATCTTCCAACCCCATCGCTATAGCCGTACACTCACCTTTTTAGAAGAATTTGCCGATTCCTTTACCCATGCTGATTTGGTTGTACTGACTGATATTTACAGTGCAGGCGAACCCAATTTAGGGCAAATCACTGGTGAACATCTAGCGGCGGAAATTGCTAAACAGCATTCTCCTGTAGTTTATCAACCAACTTTACCCTCAGTGCGTGAGTTCTTGCTGCAAACACTACGCCCAGGAGACTTGGCGCTGTTTTTGGGGGCTGGGAACTTGAATCAGGTGATTCCTGAAATAATTACGACACTTTGCGAACCTGCTAAAGCCACATCTTAA
- the nadD gene encoding nicotinate (nicotinamide) nucleotide adenylyltransferase, giving the protein MQQLAIFGGTFDPIHCGHLLVAERALHQVSLEKVIWVPSLNPPHKQAALFEHRLGMLELAIEDNPAFTVSLVEANLSGTSYAINTLIDLSASYPNTHWYWIVGLDTFQTLPRWYRGHELAQMCDWLIAPRLLGGETITQSKLICKQVEQQLREQLITIHWQLLDIPLVGVSSSLIRKFCRDRQSIRYLLPESVRSYITNNNLYSNKSE; this is encoded by the coding sequence ATGCAGCAACTAGCAATTTTTGGTGGCACATTTGATCCAATTCATTGCGGACACCTGCTCGTAGCCGAGAGAGCTTTGCATCAAGTATCCCTTGAAAAGGTAATTTGGGTGCCATCCCTAAATCCTCCTCATAAACAAGCAGCTTTGTTTGAGCATCGTTTGGGAATGCTGGAATTAGCCATAGAAGATAACCCAGCGTTTACTGTCTCACTAGTGGAGGCAAATCTCTCTGGGACTTCCTATGCTATTAACACCCTGATAGACTTATCTGCTTCTTACCCAAATACTCACTGGTACTGGATCGTAGGCTTGGATACTTTCCAAACTTTACCCCGTTGGTACCGTGGACACGAACTAGCACAAATGTGTGATTGGTTAATAGCACCCCGACTGCTAGGTGGTGAGACTATAACTCAAAGCAAATTAATCTGCAAGCAGGTGGAGCAACAACTGAGGGAGCAGTTAATTACCATTCACTGGCAACTCTTAGATATACCTTTAGTAGGAGTTTCGTCAAGTCTAATTCGCAAATTTTGCCGCGATCGCCAGTCAATTCGTTATTTACTCCCAGAATCGGTTAGATCATATATCACTAACAACAATCTCTACTCGAACAAATCTGAATAA
- a CDS encoding type I glyceraldehyde-3-phosphate dehydrogenase, with protein MIRVAINGFGRIGRNFARCWVGRENSQIDLVAINDTSDPRTNAHLLKYDSMLGKIKGAEISADDNSIIVNGKTIKCVSDRNPENLPWKDWGIDLIIEATGVFTSKEGALKHVNAGAKKVLITAPGKNEDGTFVVGVNHHDYDHNKHHIISNASCTTNCLAPIAKVLNDKFGIIKGTMTTTHSYTGDQRLLDASHRDLRRARAAAINIVPTSTGAAKAVALVIPDLKGKLNGVALRVPTPNVSMVDFVVQVEKRTITEEVNQALKDASEGPLKGILDYSQLELVSSDYQGSDASSIVDASLTLVMGNDLVKVMAWYDNEWGYSQRVLDLAELVAAKWV; from the coding sequence GTGATTAGAGTTGCAATCAACGGTTTCGGGCGGATTGGACGTAACTTTGCACGCTGCTGGGTGGGTAGAGAGAATAGTCAAATCGACCTTGTGGCCATTAATGACACATCAGACCCTAGAACCAATGCTCATCTGCTGAAGTATGACTCGATGCTAGGGAAGATCAAAGGTGCTGAGATTAGTGCCGATGATAACTCTATCATCGTTAACGGTAAGACCATTAAGTGCGTATCCGATCGCAACCCAGAAAACTTGCCCTGGAAAGATTGGGGAATTGACCTAATTATCGAAGCAACCGGGGTATTTACTAGCAAAGAAGGAGCGCTCAAGCATGTAAATGCTGGAGCCAAAAAAGTTCTGATTACTGCTCCTGGTAAAAACGAGGATGGCACTTTTGTGGTAGGTGTGAATCATCACGACTATGACCACAACAAACACCACATTATCAGTAACGCTAGCTGTACTACCAACTGCTTGGCACCGATCGCCAAGGTGTTGAACGATAAGTTTGGCATCATCAAAGGCACGATGACCACCACCCATAGCTATACAGGTGACCAACGCTTGTTAGACGCTTCTCACCGGGATTTGCGACGGGCGAGGGCAGCAGCGATCAACATTGTACCCACCTCTACTGGTGCAGCAAAAGCAGTGGCGCTGGTTATCCCAGACCTCAAAGGCAAACTAAATGGCGTTGCCTTGCGCGTACCTACCCCGAACGTCTCAATGGTAGATTTCGTAGTTCAGGTTGAGAAGCGTACTATTACTGAAGAAGTTAACCAAGCTCTCAAAGATGCTTCCGAAGGGCCACTCAAAGGCATTTTGGACTATAGCCAACTAGAACTGGTATCTTCCGATTATCAAGGTAGTGATGCTTCTTCAATTGTTGATGCTAGCTTGACTTTGGTTATGGGCAATGACCTTGTAAAAGTTATGGCGTGGTATGACAACGAGTGGGGTTACAGCCAACGAGTTTTGGATTTGGCAGAATTAGTAGCCGCGAAGTGGGTTTAA
- the thiL gene encoding thiamine-phosphate kinase has product MNSELSSQQVQDIGEQGLLERLQRFCPPEIIGDDAAVLVTAPKQSLVVTTDVLIDGVHFSDVTTSPEDAGWRAAAANLSDLAAMGATPLGITVGLGLPGKVRVSWVERLYQGMTQCLQKYNISIVGGDVVRSPVTTLAITAFGQVNPDRIIRRSAAVVGDAIIVTGVHGASRAGLELLLHPELGQDLNDEEKTALIRAHQRPQPRLDVLPILWKILTPNSQLPIAGMDSSDGLADAIIQICRASGVGAVLERREIPVPKTFNHWLTQEQVLEYALYGGEDFELVLCLPQELASALVQHLGEGAAIVGSITSGSTVLLHDEQKKFPDQVLSLSQGFQHFNS; this is encoded by the coding sequence GTGAACAGTGAGTTATCTTCTCAACAAGTACAAGATATCGGTGAACAAGGTCTTTTAGAAAGATTGCAGCGCTTCTGTCCTCCAGAAATTATCGGCGATGACGCAGCAGTGCTAGTGACTGCACCAAAGCAATCTTTAGTAGTGACAACAGATGTACTGATTGATGGCGTGCATTTTAGCGATGTAACCACTTCCCCAGAAGATGCTGGTTGGCGGGCTGCTGCTGCCAATTTATCAGATTTAGCAGCAATGGGCGCTACCCCATTGGGAATTACTGTCGGGTTGGGACTCCCTGGTAAAGTTAGGGTAAGTTGGGTTGAGCGGCTATACCAGGGAATGACACAATGCCTGCAAAAATACAATATCTCTATTGTCGGGGGTGATGTCGTGCGATCGCCTGTGACGACTCTGGCAATTACTGCTTTTGGTCAAGTTAACCCTGATCGAATTATCCGCCGTTCTGCTGCTGTTGTAGGAGATGCGATCATCGTTACAGGCGTTCATGGAGCCTCAAGAGCTGGCTTAGAACTGCTCTTGCATCCCGAATTAGGACAAGACCTCAACGACGAAGAAAAGACGGCTTTAATCCGCGCTCACCAACGCCCACAGCCACGATTAGATGTCTTACCAATCCTCTGGAAAATCTTAACTCCTAACTCCCAACTCCCCATTGCTGGTATGGATAGCAGCGATGGTTTGGCAGATGCGATTATTCAAATTTGCCGCGCCAGTGGTGTTGGCGCTGTGCTAGAACGAAGAGAAATTCCTGTACCAAAAACTTTTAACCATTGGCTGACACAAGAGCAAGTGCTGGAATATGCTCTATATGGTGGCGAAGATTTTGAATTAGTCCTGTGCTTACCACAAGAGTTAGCATCAGCCTTAGTGCAACATCTTGGTGAAGGTGCTGCGATCGTAGGTAGCATTACATCTGGATCAACAGTACTATTGCACGACGAACAAAAAAAATTCCCTGACCAAGTTCTGAGTCTTAGCCAGGGATTTCAACATTTCAATAGTTAA
- a CDS encoding Uma2 family endonuclease, with protein sequence MVTIPVTSITFEEYLIYDDGNGSHYELVDGKLELINPPTIEHFLIAKFIEQLLDREIKRCSSPWLSFRESGVRTGRNKSRLTDLCVVTVEQARELLNASAVFQSSPLLIVEVVSPESVKRDYRHKRSEYAALEVPEYWIVDPLEGKISVLLLEDGFYEETVFTANQQIVSRTFPELAIPTAHFVNAVDQIFTAANLNQGRRD encoded by the coding sequence ATGGTAACAATACCAGTAACCAGCATCACATTTGAGGAGTACTTAATCTATGATGATGGTAACGGTTCCCATTATGAATTGGTGGATGGCAAGCTAGAGTTAATCAACCCACCAACTATTGAACATTTTCTGATTGCCAAATTTATTGAGCAACTGCTAGATAGAGAAATCAAGCGTTGTAGTTCTCCTTGGCTGAGTTTTCGGGAAAGTGGGGTGAGAACGGGTAGAAATAAATCTAGGTTGACCGATTTGTGTGTAGTGACAGTGGAACAAGCCCGAGAATTGTTGAATGCCTCAGCAGTATTTCAGTCATCCCCGTTACTAATTGTCGAGGTGGTCAGTCCAGAGTCAGTGAAACGAGACTATCGCCATAAGCGATCTGAATATGCGGCCTTAGAGGTTCCTGAATATTGGATTGTAGATCCGTTAGAAGGGAAGATTTCGGTGTTATTACTGGAAGATGGATTTTACGAAGAAACAGTTTTTACTGCTAATCAGCAAATTGTATCACGGACTTTTCCAGAATTAGCGATACCTACGGCACACTTCGTGAACGCAGTTGATCAGATATTCACCGCCGCAAATCTGAATCAGGGGAGACGCGATTAA
- a CDS encoding peptidylprolyl isomerase, which translates to MLNLLKSWLKNSLMAILLVTIFLGITTSGWTPSSSAALPAGNAITDGKALLRYALPIDNKPVRQLQASLEDISSQLRANRRWSAISKDISKASRILDKPSQILTSVPEERQPQAEAWITELKSGVGKLEELAKSKDKEQILEERGKLLNLVTQLEESMVKQFPFEVPTEYSNLPQLKGRATVEIKTNKGDLTLVVDGYSAPVTAGNFVDLVQRGFYNGLEFTRSEESYFLQTGDPEGKDVGFIDPNTGEYRAIPLEVLVQGDKAPTYGITLEEAGRYVDMPVLPFSAFGAVVMARPESEVNGGSSQFFFFLFEPELTPAGRNLLDGRYAVFGYLTEGREVLDKLKAGDKIESAKVVQGIENLVEPQAA; encoded by the coding sequence ATGCTTAACTTATTAAAATCCTGGCTGAAGAACAGCCTAATGGCAATACTGCTGGTAACAATATTTTTAGGCATAACTACATCTGGGTGGACTCCCTCCAGTAGCGCCGCACTGCCAGCCGGCAATGCAATTACCGACGGTAAGGCTTTGTTGCGGTATGCACTCCCGATAGATAACAAACCTGTACGGCAACTACAAGCCAGTTTAGAGGACATCTCTTCCCAACTACGGGCGAATCGGCGGTGGAGTGCTATTTCCAAGGACATCAGCAAAGCATCCCGCATTCTCGATAAACCCTCCCAAATCTTAACAAGCGTTCCCGAAGAACGCCAACCCCAAGCCGAAGCTTGGATTACCGAGTTGAAATCTGGGGTGGGTAAATTGGAAGAATTGGCTAAGAGCAAAGATAAAGAACAAATTCTCGAAGAGAGAGGCAAACTTCTGAATCTCGTTACTCAGTTAGAAGAGTCAATGGTGAAACAATTCCCCTTTGAAGTACCTACTGAGTACAGTAACCTGCCACAACTTAAAGGTCGTGCCACTGTAGAAATCAAAACCAACAAAGGCGATTTGACCCTGGTAGTAGATGGTTATAGTGCCCCTGTCACTGCTGGTAATTTTGTAGATTTGGTGCAGAGGGGTTTTTATAATGGCTTAGAATTTACCCGTTCTGAAGAATCTTACTTTCTGCAAACTGGAGATCCAGAAGGTAAAGACGTGGGTTTCATTGATCCAAACACGGGTGAATATCGCGCTATACCCTTAGAAGTCTTAGTTCAGGGTGATAAAGCACCTACATACGGCATTACTCTAGAAGAAGCTGGTCGTTACGTTGATATGCCAGTTTTACCTTTTTCTGCTTTTGGGGCAGTGGTGATGGCTCGTCCCGAAAGTGAAGTAAATGGTGGATCTTCACAATTCTTCTTCTTCCTCTTTGAACCAGAACTCACCCCCGCCGGACGCAACCTCTTAGATGGTCGCTATGCCGTTTTTGGCTATCTCACCGAAGGTAGAGAAGTTTTGGATAAACTGAAGGCGGGTGACAAAATAGAATCGGCAAAAGTCGTTCAGGGAATAGAAAATCTGGTTGAGCCGCAAGCAGCATAA
- the efp gene encoding elongation factor P, whose translation MISSNDFRPGVSIVLDGSVWRVLEFLHVKPGKGSAFVRTKLKNVQSGSVMEKTFRAGETVPQATLEKSTMQHTYKEGDEFVFMDMETYEEGRLTRAQIGDRVKYLKEGMEAEVIKWGDQVLGVELPKSVVLEIIQTDPGLKGDTATGGSKPATLETGAVVMVPLFISQGERIKVDTQEDKYISRE comes from the coding sequence ATGATCTCCAGTAACGACTTTCGACCCGGTGTTTCAATTGTATTAGATGGGTCTGTATGGCGAGTGCTAGAATTCCTACACGTCAAGCCAGGCAAAGGTTCCGCCTTTGTCAGAACTAAGTTGAAAAATGTCCAGAGTGGGAGCGTGATGGAAAAAACGTTCCGAGCCGGGGAAACAGTTCCGCAAGCCACTCTAGAAAAAAGCACGATGCAGCATACCTATAAAGAGGGCGATGAGTTCGTCTTTATGGATATGGAAACCTACGAAGAAGGCAGATTGACCCGCGCACAAATTGGCGATCGCGTCAAATACCTGAAGGAAGGTATGGAAGCTGAAGTTATTAAGTGGGGCGACCAGGTGCTGGGAGTAGAATTGCCTAAGTCTGTGGTTCTGGAAATTATACAAACAGATCCAGGTTTGAAAGGTGACACTGCTACCGGTGGGTCAAAACCAGCAACTCTAGAAACTGGTGCAGTTGTGATGGTTCCTTTGTTTATTTCTCAAGGAGAACGCATCAAAGTTGATACTCAGGAAGATAAATATATCAGCAGGGAATAA
- the accB gene encoding acetyl-CoA carboxylase biotin carboxyl carrier protein: MPLDFNEIRQLLATIAQTDIAEVTLKSNDFELTVRKAVSVSNQMLSVGQATFGGVVGSGSTSGSSGGNQVNTSQVTEVSTSRVFENTGTSTQLQLSVNPSSTLDQRLVEVPSPMVGTFYRAPAPGEVAFVEVGDRVRKGQTVCIIEAMKLMNEIEAEVSGQVMEILLQNGDAVEYGQPLMRINPD; encoded by the coding sequence GTGCCATTGGACTTTAATGAAATCCGCCAACTACTGGCAACTATCGCACAAACAGATATTGCAGAAGTGACGCTCAAAAGCAATGATTTTGAACTAACAGTCCGTAAGGCTGTGAGCGTCAGCAATCAGATGTTGTCGGTAGGTCAAGCGACCTTCGGCGGTGTGGTGGGTTCTGGCTCGACATCGGGTTCATCTGGGGGAAACCAGGTGAACACGAGTCAGGTAACGGAGGTGTCCACATCTCGTGTGTTTGAGAATACTGGTACTAGCACACAATTGCAGTTGTCAGTAAATCCCTCCTCAACCCTTGACCAGAGATTAGTAGAAGTGCCTTCCCCAATGGTGGGAACGTTTTATCGCGCTCCGGCACCTGGGGAAGTGGCATTTGTGGAAGTGGGCGATCGCGTCCGCAAGGGTCAAACTGTCTGTATCATTGAAGCCATGAAGCTGATGAATGAAATCGAAGCCGAAGTCTCTGGACAGGTGATGGAAATTCTTCTCCAAAATGGCGACGCTGTAGAATATGGTCAACCTTTGATGCGAATTAACCCCGATTAA
- a CDS encoding ArsR/SmtB family transcription factor codes for MKQTLPLPPEVVQQVAEYFSLLSEPMRLRLLHLLRDEEKCVQELVEATQTSQANVSKHLKVMWQAGILSRRSEGTCAYYRVEDEMIFDLCNRVCDRLATRLEQQARNFRVLNSKR; via the coding sequence ATGAAACAAACGTTGCCTTTACCGCCAGAAGTGGTGCAACAAGTAGCTGAATACTTCAGTCTGTTAAGTGAGCCGATGCGCTTGCGGCTGCTCCACTTATTACGGGATGAAGAAAAATGCGTGCAAGAGTTGGTAGAGGCAACACAGACTTCTCAGGCAAATGTGTCAAAACACCTAAAGGTAATGTGGCAAGCAGGTATCCTTAGCCGCCGCAGTGAAGGAACTTGCGCCTATTACCGGGTGGAAGATGAAATGATTTTTGATTTGTGTAATCGGGTTTGCGATCGCCTTGCCACAAGGTTAGAACAGCAAGCCCGTAATTTTCGTGTGTTAAATAGCAAACGGTAA
- a CDS encoding GerMN domain-containing protein yields MKGQQGSNRISSGAIATVSAVVVAVGGGVAWFTTHSSNTPTPSNPSGRIEQPAQPSTRQPANEQTPNVYWLKPTDKNVTLVPQPVRVASIRANQPLEAAFQSLLAGPTEGTDSTTIPKGTKLLGLKAGNDEVHVNLSEDFTSGGGSTSMMGRVGQVVYTATTLNPKAKVYIDVNGKPLDVLGGEGVELQQPLTRESFQKNYSL; encoded by the coding sequence ATGAAAGGCCAACAAGGATCTAATCGTATTTCTTCAGGCGCAATTGCAACCGTGTCAGCAGTGGTTGTAGCGGTAGGTGGCGGTGTGGCTTGGTTTACTACACACTCCAGCAATACACCCACACCATCAAACCCCTCTGGGCGCATCGAACAGCCAGCACAACCATCAACTAGGCAGCCAGCTAATGAGCAAACCCCTAACGTTTATTGGCTAAAACCAACGGACAAAAATGTTACTTTAGTCCCCCAGCCTGTTAGAGTCGCTTCTATACGAGCCAACCAGCCATTAGAAGCAGCTTTCCAAAGTTTGTTAGCAGGCCCAACAGAAGGGACAGATTCCACAACTATCCCCAAAGGAACCAAACTTTTAGGGCTGAAGGCGGGAAATGACGAAGTTCACGTTAATTTATCTGAAGATTTTACCAGTGGTGGTGGAAGCACATCAATGATGGGCCGCGTGGGACAAGTTGTTTATACTGCAACAACTTTAAATCCCAAAGCCAAAGTGTACATTGACGTGAACGGCAAACCGTTGGATGTATTAGGTGGTGAAGGTGTAGAGTTACAACAGCCACTAACTCGTGAAAGCTTTCAGAAAAATTATTCGCTTTAA
- a CDS encoding proline--tRNA ligase: MRLSQMLFVTLRDDPADAEIPSHKLLLRAGYIRRIGSGLYAYLPLMWRVLQKVSQIVREEMNATGAQECLLPQLQPADLWKESERWDTYTKAEGIMFSLIDRREQQLGLGPTHEEVITAIARDMIRSYRQLPLNLYQIQTKFRDEIRPRFGLMRGREFIMKDAYSFHADEASLKETYQDMYKAYSNILRRSGLAFRAVEADSGAIGGSGSTEFMVLAEAGEDEVLYTEDGKYAANVEKAVSLPIDAETSRFTTYEKRDTPGTETIEKVCQLLNCSPTQLVKNVLYQTVYDNGITVLVLISIRGDQEVNEVKLQNELTKLAPEYGAKTIISLNVPNVEAQQAWTAKSLPLGYIAPDIADEYINANKQIHPKFLRLVDQTAVDLKNFVTGANEAGYHVVGANWGEQFTVPSRIVDIRKARPGDRAIHNPEQTLFSARGIEAGHIFQLGTKYSQAMGATYTNEQGEEKPLLMGCFGVGVSRLAQAAVEQSYDKDGIIWPVAIAPYHAIITIPNIKDAQQIEIAQKLYTELNQAGIETLLDDRDERAGVKFKDADLIGIPYRIVTGRAIANGKVEVVERATRNSQEIVIEEVTTTLKQWITAQG, encoded by the coding sequence ATGCGACTGTCACAAATGTTATTCGTTACACTCCGGGATGATCCGGCTGATGCTGAGATTCCCAGCCATAAATTGTTACTCCGTGCAGGCTACATTCGTCGCATCGGTAGTGGTCTTTATGCTTATTTGCCTTTAATGTGGCGGGTATTGCAAAAAGTTTCCCAAATTGTTCGGGAAGAAATGAACGCTACAGGCGCACAAGAATGTCTCCTACCACAATTACAACCTGCTGATTTATGGAAGGAATCGGAACGCTGGGACACTTATACCAAAGCTGAGGGGATCATGTTTTCCCTAATTGACCGCCGTGAACAACAATTAGGATTAGGCCCAACTCATGAAGAAGTAATCACAGCGATCGCTCGTGATATGATTCGCTCTTATCGCCAGCTACCACTAAATCTCTACCAAATTCAAACCAAATTTCGCGATGAAATTCGTCCCCGCTTTGGTTTAATGCGCGGACGGGAGTTTATCATGAAGGACGCCTATTCTTTCCATGCCGATGAAGCCAGCCTCAAGGAAACTTACCAGGATATGTATAAAGCGTACAGCAATATCCTACGGCGTTCTGGTTTAGCTTTTCGGGCAGTGGAAGCTGATTCTGGTGCAATTGGTGGTTCTGGTTCCACAGAATTTATGGTTTTGGCAGAAGCTGGTGAAGACGAAGTTCTCTACACTGAAGATGGTAAATACGCCGCTAACGTAGAAAAGGCTGTTTCTTTACCAATTGATGCCGAAACTTCACGGTTTACAACCTACGAGAAACGCGATACACCTGGAACAGAGACGATTGAAAAGGTCTGTCAACTTCTCAACTGTTCTCCCACTCAATTGGTGAAAAATGTCCTTTATCAGACAGTTTATGATAATGGTATAACGGTGTTAGTTCTGATAAGCATTCGAGGCGATCAGGAAGTTAATGAAGTCAAATTGCAAAATGAATTGACTAAATTAGCTCCTGAGTATGGCGCTAAAACTATTATTAGTTTGAATGTACCAAATGTAGAAGCCCAGCAAGCATGGACAGCTAAATCTCTACCTTTAGGCTACATTGCGCCAGATATCGCCGATGAGTATATTAACGCCAATAAACAGATCCATCCCAAGTTCTTGCGCTTAGTGGATCAAACAGCAGTTGATTTAAAAAACTTTGTTACAGGTGCTAATGAAGCTGGTTATCACGTAGTTGGCGCTAATTGGGGCGAGCAATTTACAGTACCAAGCCGAATAGTAGATATACGGAAGGCAAGACCAGGCGATCGCGCCATCCATAACCCAGAACAAACTCTCTTCAGCGCCCGTGGAATTGAAGCAGGTCACATCTTCCAATTAGGTACTAAATATTCCCAAGCGATGGGAGCAACTTATACCAATGAACAGGGTGAAGAGAAGCCGCTATTGATGGGTTGTTTTGGTGTGGGCGTGTCACGATTAGCACAAGCTGCCGTAGAGCAATCTTACGATAAAGATGGGATTATTTGGCCAGTTGCGATCGCACCCTACCACGCGATCATCACAATTCCCAACATAAAGGATGCTCAACAAATAGAAATCGCCCAAAAACTTTACACAGAACTCAATCAAGCGGGAATTGAAACCCTACTAGATGACCGCGACGAACGGGCTGGAGTTAAATTTAAAGATGCTGACTTGATAGGCATACCTTATCGAATTGTAACCGGACGAGCGATCGCTAATGGCAAAGTCGAAGTTGTAGAAAGAGCAACCCGCAACTCTCAAGAAATTGTCATAGAGGAAGTTACAACCACACTCAAACAGTGGATTACCGCCCAGGGTTAG